A window from Peromyscus eremicus chromosome 1, PerEre_H2_v1, whole genome shotgun sequence encodes these proteins:
- the Htatip2 gene encoding oxidoreductase HTATIP2 isoform X1, protein MPSPLALGAMVAALVASMFLLQRGDEGSGAGPSMVDKEALPKLREDFKMQNKSVFILGASGETGKVLLREILGQNLFSKVTLIGRRKLTFEEEAYKNVNQEVVDFEKLDDYASAFQGHDVGFCCLGTTRKKAGAEGFVRVDRDYVLKSAELAKAGGCKHFNLLSSKGADKSSSFLYLQVKGEVEAKVEELKFDRLSVFRPGVLLCDRQESRPAEWLVRKFFGALPASWASGHSVPVVTVARAMLNNLVSPSSGQMELLENKAIIHLGKDSDVPKP, encoded by the exons ATGCCTAGCCCCTTGGCTCTGGGCGCGATGGTAGCCGCGCTGGTGGCCTCGATGTTCCTGCTGCAGCGTGGGGACGAGGGGTCCGGGGCTGGCCCGAG CATGGTGGACAAGGAGGCTCTGCCGAAGCTTCGGGAAGACTTCAAGATGCAGAATAAATCCGTCTTTATTTTGGGCGCCAGCGGGGAAACAGGCAAAGTACTTTTAAGAGAAATCCTGGGACAGAACCTGTTTTCCAAAGTTACGCTGATTGGCCGGAGGAAGCTCACATTCGAGGAGGAAGCTTATAAAAACGTG AATCAAGAAGTGGTGGACTTTGAGAAGCTGGATGACTACGCTTCTGCCTTTCAAGGTCATGATGTTGGATTCTGTTGCCTGGGTACCACCAGGAAAAAAGCCGGAGCG GAAGGATTTGTCCGTGTTGACCGAGATTACGTGCTGAAGTCTGCAGAGCTGGCAAAAGCGGGAGGCTGCAAACATTTCAACCTGCTGTCCTCCAAGGGGGCCGACAAGTCCAGCAGTTTCTTGTACTTACAAGTAAAG GGAGAAGTGGAAGCCAAGGTTGAAGAATTAAAGTTTGATCGCCTCTCAGTGTTTCGTCCAGG aGTCCTCCTGTGTGACAGGCAAGAGTCTCGTCCAGCTGAATGGCTGGTTAGGAAATTCTTCGGCGCTCTGCCGGCCTCCTGGGCCAGTGGGCACTCTGTGCCTGTGGTGACAGTGGCGAGGGCGATGCTGAACAACCTGGTGAGTCCCAGCAGTGGACAGATGGAACTTCTGGAAAATAAAGCCATCATCCACCTGGGGAAGGACAGTGATGTGCCCAAGCCGTGA
- the Htatip2 gene encoding oxidoreductase HTATIP2 isoform X2: MVDKEALPKLREDFKMQNKSVFILGASGETGKVLLREILGQNLFSKVTLIGRRKLTFEEEAYKNVNQEVVDFEKLDDYASAFQGHDVGFCCLGTTRKKAGAEGFVRVDRDYVLKSAELAKAGGCKHFNLLSSKGADKSSSFLYLQVKGEVEAKVEELKFDRLSVFRPGVLLCDRQESRPAEWLVRKFFGALPASWASGHSVPVVTVARAMLNNLVSPSSGQMELLENKAIIHLGKDSDVPKP; encoded by the exons ATGGTGGACAAGGAGGCTCTGCCGAAGCTTCGGGAAGACTTCAAGATGCAGAATAAATCCGTCTTTATTTTGGGCGCCAGCGGGGAAACAGGCAAAGTACTTTTAAGAGAAATCCTGGGACAGAACCTGTTTTCCAAAGTTACGCTGATTGGCCGGAGGAAGCTCACATTCGAGGAGGAAGCTTATAAAAACGTG AATCAAGAAGTGGTGGACTTTGAGAAGCTGGATGACTACGCTTCTGCCTTTCAAGGTCATGATGTTGGATTCTGTTGCCTGGGTACCACCAGGAAAAAAGCCGGAGCG GAAGGATTTGTCCGTGTTGACCGAGATTACGTGCTGAAGTCTGCAGAGCTGGCAAAAGCGGGAGGCTGCAAACATTTCAACCTGCTGTCCTCCAAGGGGGCCGACAAGTCCAGCAGTTTCTTGTACTTACAAGTAAAG GGAGAAGTGGAAGCCAAGGTTGAAGAATTAAAGTTTGATCGCCTCTCAGTGTTTCGTCCAGG aGTCCTCCTGTGTGACAGGCAAGAGTCTCGTCCAGCTGAATGGCTGGTTAGGAAATTCTTCGGCGCTCTGCCGGCCTCCTGGGCCAGTGGGCACTCTGTGCCTGTGGTGACAGTGGCGAGGGCGATGCTGAACAACCTGGTGAGTCCCAGCAGTGGACAGATGGAACTTCTGGAAAATAAAGCCATCATCCACCTGGGGAAGGACAGTGATGTGCCCAAGCCGTGA